GGAAGACCAGACTGTGGAGAAAGGGAGGGTTTGGGATTCTAGGGGACCGGGCTCTTGAAAACTTGAAGGTGCTCTTCAAGCACTCCTTTCCCTCCTAGAGTTCACAGCGTGGCTCTGTTCATTTGCCAGTTTGTTAACTGATTATTGGCCTCACctgaatttaaatttcttcccTAGTCTCTCGTTAAAACTCACCTCTTATTTGAAATCAATGCATAAAACTGTTTCTGTGGGTCATTcagggggaaagagaaaaagagggatgGGGGAATAGAGAGAGGGGGAGGGTGTTATGTGCACATGTTTGGATGAGAAGGGCACAGGCACCAAACTCCTAGGGAAAACTGCAAATTCTCCCAGGGAAAGTGCCGTGCATCTTCCTCCCTCACGCTGGTCCAGCCACAGGACTTTGTGCCCGGGGCCGGGGCCCAGCAAAGTCGGCACCGCTGAGCAATGAGTGTGGAATCTGTGTAGGCGGTTACTTAAGTGTAGAAAGGCACACTGAGGGTGCCTCGGTGACAACTGACAACGCGTGGAAGAATCCGTGTCCTGGAAAGGAAAAACGGGGGAAGAAAAACAACATGAGGTTCAAGTGCAAAGGAATAATGTGTTcttggaaggaggaggagacttAGAGGCAGAAAACTGAGGATCAGGAGTGGCTGGGGACCGACATCATGGAACTCTGATGTGACTCAGCCAGAGTAAGAAGAGAGTCTAGTTCTGCCTATAGCTGCCCAAAGTGACAGGCGCTGGCTGTCGTTGCACAATACCCTGCTGCTATCCCTGTAATGCCCTCTGAACGTGTCTCCATCACCTCCCAGGAGTGCACAGTGCCAGGATTAACAAATGATGCATACACTAACCCCTCCCTGTCCATACGCTCTGACTCACAACGGGAGACCAAGAAAGGGTAGAAATTTAGCCACGGACACCCAGCCAGGATCAGAGGTAAAAGAAATTTAATGGGAAAGAgcagaaatacacattttttttttccatccagaATTCTCTTCAAATGATCTCTGAGCAACTGGAGCAAACACAGGAACGAAGACCTTCTGTTTAGTCTAGAGACTCAGAATACTTCTCAGAATGTGCACAGGGGAGGAATTTATAATCATAGATTTAGAATATGAATAAGACAGAGACCACGACTCAGGGTGACAACATGTTGATTGTGACATCTACTGGAAGTTgagacagaggcagaggggaAGAGGGTGTTCATCAGGTGGTGCTCAGCTCCTGAAGAGCCTGGCTCTGGACGGCTTCACTTCTGCTTGGTCTTCTGCTGAGCTGGGCCTGGAGCCACTTTTGAGGGGAAAGGCTCAGGGACCACGGTATAGCCTGGCTGTGGAGCCACAGTGCAGCCTGGCTGAGGGGCCACGGTGTAGCCTGGCTGAGGGGCCACCGTGTAGCCTGGCTCAGGGGCCACGGTGTAGCCTGGTTGAGGGGCCACGGTGCAGCCAGGCTGAGGAGCCACGGTGCAGCCTGGCTGAGGGGCCACGGTGCAGCCTGGCTGAGGGGCCACGGTGCAGCCTGGCTCAGGGACCTTGGTGTAGCCTGGCTGAGGGGCCACGGTGCAGCCTGGCTCAGGGGCCACCGTGTAGCCTGGCTCAGGGGCCACGGTGCAGCCTGGCTGAGGGGCCACGGTGCAGCCTGGCTCAGGGACCTTGGTGCAGCCTGGCTGAGGGGCCACGGTGCAGCCTGGCTGAGGGGCCACGGTGCAGCCTGGCTCAGGGACCTTGGTGTAGCCTGGTTGAGGGACCTTGGTGTAGCCTGGCTGAGGGACCACGGTGCAGCCTGGCTCTGGAGTCTTGGTGTTCCCAGGCTGAGGGACATTTGGGTGGCACGGCTCTCCTTTCGGGGGAGGCTGGCAGGGCTGCTTCACTTGCTGCTCCTGCAGTTGAGGGGGTGGGACAAAGGGCTGCTTCTGCTGGTAGGAGCTCATGCTTCAggggaggctggacctggaggcaGAAAAGTGACTTAGTTTGGAGAAGCCAGGAAGAAGCTCCGTTTGATGGCCATGGCTCTCACGGGGCACCTCTTCATAAGGGAGagtctcccttttctctctgtttctgtgaatttgaGATCAGAGGAGGCTTTCGGGTCCCTGCACGCTGTCAAGGTCAAAGGTCAAAGTGACTGGCTGAGTCCCAGGAGACTGGAgccctcctctgcttcctctctgccTGGAGCATCCAGAAACCTCCACGTGACCCAGAAACTGAACTCAGACCACTCAGCACAGAGCAGCTTCCTAGGATTGATGGAAGGCCCCAGGTTTTCAAAAGTCTGGAAAGATGTGGCATGTCCCCACTCACGTCCACCCTGCAGAGTGCCCCGGCTCTCCCAGGGAAGCTCTGGGGGGACCTCCCCTGGGCCTCCATGACCTCGGGAGCCTCTGTCCACACCGTCCCCTGTGCGGTGGTTTCTGGAAGGCTTCCCACTGCCTGGCTGCTTGTCCCTGTgtcctccccaggcctctcccCGAGTCCAGCTGGCCTTCCTCCTGTCCCCCAGCAGAGCCCCGTCCTCCCTTTTTCTACTGAACACTTTAATAATTGAATGTTAGTAAATCATCCCCACGTATTCTATTCTCTGAGGGATTATGGAATTGAGGAACAATGAAGAACTTAACTTTTAAGCATCAAAATTGCATAATGCCCTGCCTTTGACACCGAAGAGTCTCGATACACCAGAGGGACAATTAAAATGTCACTGAAAGCAGTATTAACAATGTTTCCAGACGTCACTGCCATTTTCTGACCCTCCATCCCACAGCTATAATCTGAGGGAAAAGTAAAAAGCACCTACATTTGCACCCTTAAGTACAAACTGCTATTGCATTTAGAATACTATCCCCTTAGAATGGCAGAAAGTCCCCAGTCCCAATGGAAGAGCAGGGGGTAACTTCAGACTTCCAGGCGGGGAGTCTTACCTCGGGGTGCTGAGCTGTGTGGCTTCTCTGGTCTGGGGTGACGTCTCCAGGCAGCTGGAGTTTTATACAGAAAATGAGCCCTGCCTTCAGGAAATGTGAGTTTGGAAAGCCGCTCTGCCTTCATTCCAGCAGCTGTGATGAAGATCTTTGGCTTAACATTTTTCCACACTTACTGTCTGACAAGGATGTCACCAGGGCCTGTCCCACTGTCCACCCAGTGTGGGGTGTTTGCTGTGGGCAGCAGGTTGCTTGGGGGCCAGTGGGTTAAATCAGGAGGAAGCGCTGGACGAAGCTTCTTTGTCAAGACCCTCATCTTTACTCGAGTGAACCCTGTTGAGCATTTCCGTAGTTGAAGTGGACGTGAGCTGAACGAGACCTTTCTGGTTCCTCTGGGAGACCGTAGGGAAGGTGGTAACAGATGGAATCACTCCTGGGTGGGCTCAGGCCTGGGAGGGGAGACAAGGCTGGAAGGCCTGATTTGGGAGTGCTCCTCACTCTGGTGGAGGCCATGAGATGACACAtggactttttgttgtttgtttttggttttgggcaCTGGAGATTCGAAccagagctttaccactgagctacatccccagtcctttttaatttttattttcacatagggtctctctaagtggCTGAAAGCCCCGCCCAgggctgaggttgaccttgaacttggaatcttcctacatcagcttcccaagttgctgggatagaggcctgtgtcactgtgccGGGCTGTTCCTGTTGACTTTTttgaatgttaaaatttaaacatattttgattGACATGAAACAGTGATGCACAACTGGGAGGTACACTGTGATGTTCTAATTCATGTATACATTAGGTGAAACTCattcagggtaattagcatatccatcagcTTAAACTTTATcattaatgcaaaaaaatattaaaaattcactcttctagttgttttctttttaaatactatgCATTATGCTAACTATATTCACCTCATGGTGCCATGAAACACCAGAGACTGACTTAGCTCATATGACTATAGTATCATACCCATTGACCAACTCTCTCCAGCATCTAGTAGATACTGTTCTCTCAAACCCATGAAACCATCTTCTTTTTAGATCCCACGTAGGAGTGAGATCTTGTGATGTCTGTCTCTCTTTTCCTGACTCGTTTCACCTTCCGTAATAATCTGTAGTTCCGTCTGGGTCGTCACAAATAACAAGGTTCCATGTATTTTTATGGCCATACAGAGTCCGGTTGGGAATGCTTCCTCATTTTccccatccattcatctgttgatagatatTTGGGCTGATTCCATATCCTGGCACCTGTAAAGAGTGCTACAATGAACACTGGAGTGCAGGTATCTCTTCAACATGCTGGTGTATTTTTTTTGGGTGTGCACCCCGTAGTGGGATTGATGGATAAGGGTAATTCTGTGTTTGGCAGGGAGACATCTGACCCTATTTCCATAATGGCTTTACtaacttacattcccaccaagCGGGTACAGGAGTTCCCCTTTCACCACATTCTAATTAATTAAAcattaattcttctaatccatgagCATGAGGTgtcttttcacttatttgtattctcttcaatttctttcatcagtgttttatagttttcttcgTAAAGgtatttcacctccttggttagatctATTGCTAGGTACTTTTTAGTGGgtattgtaaatgggataattatcaatttctttttcagatagtgTCCCATTAGCGTGTAGAAATGctatattgatttttgtgtattgatGTTTGTTTGTCCTACAACATTATTAAATTCACTTAAAAAGTtccagcatgtgtgtgtgtgtgtgtgtgtgtgtgtgtgtgtatgtgtgtatgtgtgtatgtgtgttaagtCCACAGGGTTTTCTATGTTCAAAATCATGCCATCTGCAAACAAGGTCTGTTTAACTTTCTCTTTTCCAACGTGGATGCCCTTTAATTACTTCTTGACTAATCCTCTGGCTCGTACTCCTAATGTAGGGTTGCGTTGTGTAAAATTGTTGAAGGTGGGTATCCTCACCCTGTCTTTAATCTTAGAGGAAGAACTTTCGGTccttccttattctgtatgctgtTAGCTGTTGGCTTGTCTTTTAGAGCCGTTATTGTGTAGAGAGACTTCCTCCTCTACCTAATTTGTTGAGAATATTTATTATTAGGTGATACTGAATCTTATCAAATGCTTTATCTGCACTTATTGGAATGAtcctatgatttttgtccttgattctgTGTATGTAATGTATCGGAGTCATTGATTTGCAGACGTTGGATGATCCTTATCGCCTTATATCCTacttatcattattttttcaatgtgCTATTAAATTCAGTTTGTTaggatttttagaatttttgcatctaggccCGTCAGGCATATTGACCTATGGTTTTTGATATTGCTATGTTCTGATCTGGTTTTGTATCAGGGTAATGCTTgccttgtagaatgagtttggaagattTTTTCCAATAATTTGAGAATAACAGGTTTTAGTCCTTCTTTAAATGCTTAGTAGAATTTAGCAGTGAAGTCATCAGGTCCTGGGTTTTTatttgatgaaattttttttactattgactTGATCTTATTGCTCATTATTGTTCTATTTAGGTTTCCTCTTTCTTCATGAATCAATTTTGGTAGGTTGTAGGTATCCaggaatttattcttttcttctattttttttcactttgaggtGTAT
This genomic interval from Urocitellus parryii isolate mUroPar1 chromosome 11, mUroPar1.hap1, whole genome shotgun sequence contains the following:
- the Sprr3 gene encoding small proline-rich protein 3 — encoded protein: MSSYQQKQPFVPPPQLQEQQVKQPCQPPPKGEPCHPNVPQPGNTKTPEPGCTVVPQPGYTKVPQPGYTKVPEPGCTVAPQPGCTVAPQPGCTKVPEPGCTVAPQPGCTVAPEPGYTVAPEPGCTVAPQPGYTKVPEPGYTVVPEPFPSKVAPGPAQQKTKQK